The following proteins come from a genomic window of Frondihabitans peucedani:
- a CDS encoding ABC transporter permease has product MTRRALAWLARRIIGAVVVLWAVATLIFFAIRLVPGDPAEAILGGPGSQASAASLALVRRQYGLDQPLVVQYLDQLGRLARGELGTSYSLKQSVASVLGAQLPPTLLLAAVSLIVAWLLAIAVAWWSSGGGRIANGLASTLEVVASAVPQFLLASVLIVVFAVQLEWLPPVSSGTPSGLVLPVITLAVPVAGFLGQVTRDSLLDASAAPFALSARARGEGPTGVFARHLLRHAALPGLALSGWAFGSLLSGAVVVESVFARPGLGRTLLDAVTLRDIPLVTGVALASALAYVTVVALGDLAETLVDPRASTPSEAAS; this is encoded by the coding sequence GTGACCCGGCGGGCTCTCGCGTGGCTGGCCCGCAGGATCATCGGAGCCGTGGTCGTCCTGTGGGCCGTCGCGACCCTCATCTTCTTCGCCATCCGGCTCGTGCCGGGTGATCCTGCGGAGGCGATCCTCGGCGGCCCCGGGTCGCAGGCGTCAGCGGCGTCGCTGGCGCTCGTGCGACGCCAGTACGGCCTCGACCAGCCCCTCGTCGTCCAGTACCTCGACCAGCTCGGACGGCTCGCTCGGGGCGAGCTCGGCACGTCGTACTCCCTGAAGCAGAGCGTCGCGTCGGTGCTCGGTGCGCAGCTCCCGCCGACCCTCCTGCTGGCCGCGGTCTCGCTCATCGTCGCCTGGCTGCTCGCGATCGCGGTCGCGTGGTGGAGCTCCGGAGGGGGCAGGATCGCGAACGGCCTCGCCTCGACCCTCGAGGTGGTCGCCTCGGCGGTGCCGCAGTTCCTGCTCGCCAGCGTGCTGATCGTCGTGTTCGCGGTCCAGCTCGAGTGGCTGCCGCCGGTGAGCTCGGGGACGCCCTCGGGGCTCGTCCTGCCGGTGATCACCCTGGCCGTGCCGGTCGCCGGGTTCCTCGGGCAGGTCACGCGCGACTCGCTGCTCGACGCGTCGGCGGCGCCGTTCGCACTCTCGGCCCGGGCTCGAGGCGAGGGGCCGACGGGCGTCTTCGCTCGACACCTGCTCCGCCACGCTGCCCTCCCGGGCCTCGCCCTCTCGGGCTGGGCGTTCGGCTCCCTCCTGAGCGGCGCGGTCGTCGTCGAGTCGGTGTTCGCCCGGCCCGGACTCGGCCGCACGCTCCTCGACGCCGTGACCCTCCGCGACATCCCGCTGGTGACCGGCGTCGCGCTCGCCTCGGCCCTGGCCTACGTGACCGTCGTCGCGCTCGGCGACCTGGCCGAGACACTCGTCGACCCGCGGGCCAGCACGCCTTCGGAGGCCGCCTCGTGA
- a CDS encoding ABC transporter ATP-binding protein, with the protein MSAGTGLAVVGLRVSFAGTAVVDGVSFTLRSGECLALVGESGSGKSVTARALLGLTGGTVSADRLDLDGESLLGLPERALRRIRGRRIGLILQDALVSLDPLRPVGREIDDVLRLHTRLSAAERRQRVLEVLSEVGMPSPETRRAQRSGELSGGLRQRALIAAALVARPDVVIADEPTTALDAQVQRVVVDRLAALRDSGTAVLAISHDLQAVRRLADRVIVMRSGRIVEEGPVERILDDPQHEYTRRLVAALPAGKARGTRLSVTAEPGTSPPTGATGVVSADTEQDQAPASVLLRADGLTRTFSSSTFSGSRLSGRAGTTLAVDDVSLELREGETLGLVGASGSGKTTTARLLLGLDTPGSGTIDLLGERWNPLPERERRLRRQALGAVYQDALSSFDPRWTVGRILDDALASGRSSGRSARTADVEGLLAEVGLAAEVAVRFPATLSGGQRQRVAIARALAPRPRVLICDEPVSSLDVTVQAQVLDLLDELQRQRGLAYLFISHDLDVIRHVSDRVAVMEAGRIVEHGPAEQVFSEPQHPYTRALLAAS; encoded by the coding sequence GTGAGCGCGGGCACTGGCCTGGCGGTCGTGGGCCTCCGCGTCTCGTTCGCCGGCACCGCGGTCGTCGACGGCGTCTCGTTCACCCTCCGGTCCGGCGAGTGCCTCGCCCTGGTCGGCGAGTCGGGCTCCGGCAAGAGCGTCACCGCGCGCGCCCTCCTCGGCCTGACCGGCGGCACGGTGAGCGCCGACCGCCTCGACCTCGACGGCGAGTCGCTGCTCGGGCTGCCGGAGCGGGCCCTGAGACGGATCCGCGGGCGACGGATCGGCCTGATCCTGCAGGACGCCCTCGTCTCGCTCGACCCGCTGCGCCCGGTCGGCCGCGAGATCGACGACGTCCTGCGCCTGCACACGCGGCTCTCGGCTGCCGAACGGCGACAGCGGGTGCTCGAGGTGCTCAGCGAGGTGGGAATGCCCTCGCCCGAGACCCGTCGGGCGCAGCGGTCGGGCGAGCTGTCGGGAGGCCTCCGGCAGCGCGCGCTCATCGCCGCAGCCCTCGTCGCCCGTCCCGACGTGGTCATCGCCGACGAGCCGACGACCGCCCTCGACGCGCAGGTGCAGCGCGTGGTCGTGGACCGGCTGGCGGCGCTCCGCGACTCGGGCACGGCGGTCCTCGCGATCAGCCACGACCTGCAGGCCGTCCGGCGGCTGGCCGACCGCGTGATCGTGATGAGGAGCGGCAGGATCGTCGAGGAGGGTCCGGTCGAGCGGATCCTCGACGACCCCCAGCACGAGTACACGAGGCGGCTCGTCGCGGCGCTGCCGGCCGGCAAGGCGCGGGGCACCCGCCTGTCGGTGACGGCCGAGCCCGGTACATCTCCCCCGACCGGCGCCACGGGCGTCGTATCCGCAGACACCGAGCAGGATCAGGCCCCCGCGTCGGTGCTCCTCCGCGCAGACGGCCTCACCCGCACGTTCTCGAGCAGCACCTTCTCCGGCAGCAGGTTGTCCGGCCGCGCGGGCACGACGCTCGCCGTCGACGACGTGTCGCTCGAGCTCAGGGAGGGCGAGACGCTCGGCCTGGTCGGCGCGTCGGGATCCGGCAAGACGACGACCGCGCGCCTCCTGTTAGGCCTCGACACCCCGGGATCCGGCACGATCGATCTCCTCGGCGAGCGCTGGAACCCGCTGCCGGAACGCGAGCGTCGGCTCCGGCGGCAGGCGCTCGGGGCGGTCTACCAGGACGCCCTCTCGTCGTTCGACCCCCGCTGGACGGTCGGCAGGATCCTCGACGACGCCCTGGCGAGCGGGCGCTCCTCCGGTCGCAGCGCCCGCACCGCCGACGTCGAGGGCCTCCTCGCCGAGGTCGGGCTCGCCGCGGAGGTGGCCGTGCGGTTCCCGGCGACGCTCTCGGGCGGTCAGCGGCAGCGGGTCGCGATCGCCCGAGCCCTCGCACCCCGGCCACGAGTGCTGATCTGCGACGAGCCGGTGTCGTCGCTCGACGTCACCGTGCAGGCGCAGGTGCTCGACCTCCTCGACGAGCTGCAGCGGCAGCGTGGGCTGGCGTACCTGTTCATCTCGCACGACCTCGACGTGATCCGGCACGTGAGCGACCGCGTCGCGGTGATGGAGGCCGGCAGGATCGTCGAGCACGGCCCCGCCGAGCAGGTCTTCTCCGAGCCGCAGCACCCCTACACCCGGGCCCTCCTCGCCGCGTCGTAG
- the proP gene encoding glycine betaine/L-proline transporter ProP gives MRRRLTTDDVTVVEESQLKRAVAAAALGNGMEWFDFGVFAYLTTTLARVFYPSLSPTLSVILTFATFTAAFVVRPIGGAVFGPLGDRIGRQKVLAVTMIMMAAGTFAIGFLPDFRAIGVWSPLLLLLARLVQGFSTGGEYGGAATFIAEYSPDKRRGFMGSWLEFGTLGGYVLGASLVTILQFALPEDALLGWGWRIPFLIAGPLGIVGLYLRLRLEETPAFQRQQEEASAREAVKTPVLRLFAENWRALLICIGLVLVFNVTDYMLLSYMPTYLTTTLGRDATNGLVLVIVVMLLMMAVIGLGGRLSDRFGRRPVLFAGCAGFLVLSWPALKMVQTDSTPLVFAGLLILGLVLVTFTSTMPSTLPALFPTIIRYGALAIAFNVSVSLFGGTTPLVTESLVAWATKSGFAWARDIPAFYLMLAAVIGLVAVWFTKETANSPLLGSGPSVATEEEARELVAAYADESSEVSQSDWALEYAQSGPIDIVRPASPPVAPSPAEDEPVPAR, from the coding sequence ATGAGAAGAAGACTGACTACAGACGACGTCACCGTCGTCGAGGAATCGCAACTGAAGCGCGCCGTCGCGGCGGCCGCCCTGGGCAACGGGATGGAGTGGTTCGACTTCGGCGTCTTCGCCTACCTGACCACGACCCTCGCCCGGGTCTTCTACCCGTCGCTCAGCCCGACGCTGAGCGTCATCCTGACCTTCGCCACCTTCACCGCCGCGTTCGTCGTGCGCCCGATCGGCGGCGCCGTCTTCGGCCCGCTCGGCGATCGGATCGGCCGGCAGAAGGTGCTCGCCGTCACCATGATCATGATGGCCGCGGGCACCTTCGCCATCGGCTTCCTGCCCGACTTCCGGGCGATCGGGGTGTGGTCGCCGCTCCTGCTGCTCCTCGCCCGCCTCGTGCAGGGCTTCTCGACCGGCGGCGAGTACGGCGGGGCCGCGACCTTCATCGCCGAGTACTCGCCCGACAAGCGGCGCGGCTTCATGGGCTCGTGGCTCGAGTTCGGGACGCTCGGCGGGTACGTCCTCGGGGCGTCGCTCGTCACGATCCTGCAGTTCGCCTTGCCGGAGGACGCCCTGCTCGGCTGGGGCTGGCGGATCCCGTTCCTGATCGCGGGGCCGCTCGGCATCGTCGGCCTCTACCTGCGGCTGAGGCTCGAGGAGACTCCGGCATTCCAGAGGCAGCAGGAGGAGGCGTCGGCCCGCGAGGCCGTGAAGACGCCCGTGCTGCGGCTGTTCGCCGAGAACTGGCGCGCGCTCCTCATCTGCATCGGCCTCGTGCTCGTCTTCAACGTGACCGACTACATGCTCCTGTCGTACATGCCGACCTACCTGACGACGACCCTCGGCCGCGACGCGACCAACGGCCTCGTGCTCGTCATCGTCGTCATGTTGCTGATGATGGCGGTCATCGGCCTGGGTGGGCGGCTGTCCGACCGCTTCGGCCGCCGTCCGGTCCTGTTCGCAGGATGCGCCGGCTTCCTCGTCCTGTCGTGGCCGGCCCTGAAGATGGTGCAGACCGACTCCACACCTCTCGTATTCGCCGGGCTCCTGATCCTCGGCCTCGTCCTGGTCACCTTCACGTCGACCATGCCGTCGACGCTGCCCGCCCTCTTCCCGACGATCATCCGCTACGGGGCCCTGGCCATTGCCTTCAACGTGTCGGTGTCGCTCTTCGGCGGGACCACGCCGCTCGTCACCGAGTCTCTCGTGGCCTGGGCGACGAAGAGCGGGTTCGCCTGGGCCCGCGACATCCCGGCGTTCTACCTCATGCTCGCGGCCGTGATCGGCCTGGTCGCCGTGTGGTTCACCAAGGAGACGGCGAACTCGCCGCTCCTCGGGTCGGGGCCGTCGGTCGCGACCGAGGAGGAGGCCCGCGAGCTCGTGGCGGCGTACGCCGACGAGTCGAGCGAGGTCTCGCAGTCGGACTGGGCGCTCGAGTACGCGCAGTCGGGGCCGATCGACATCGTGCGGCCCGCGTCGCCGCCGGTCGCGCCGTCGCCCGCCGAGGACGAGCCCGTCCCCGCGAGGTAG
- the valS gene encoding valine--tRNA ligase — MPRPMPEKPALEGLEAHWGPQWEADGTHLFDRDSAIRDNVFSIDTPPPTASGSLHIGHVFSYTHTDVKARFERMRGKSVFYPMGWDDNGLPTERRVQNFYGVRCDPTLPYDPDFTPPFEGGDNKSSKAADQLPVSRRNFVELCERLTLEDEKQFEDVWRKLGLSVDWTQTYRTIGDDSQVVAQKAFLRNLARGEAYQADAPTLWDVTFRTAVAQAELEDKDVPGAYHTLAFHSSTGGDDILIKTTRPELLPACVALVAHPDDERYQGLFGTTVRTPLFDVEVPVLAHHLAQKDKGSGIAMVCTFGDTTDVVWWRELDLPNRAVMGFDGRFISEAPAAIESEAGRAAYAELAGKTVFSAKAAIVSLLEASGELVGEIEKITHPVKFFEKGDKPLEIVSTRQWYITNGARDEELRATLLKRGEEVAFHPDFMRVRYENWVKGLSGDWLISRQRFFGVPIPVWYPLDADGNPVFDQPIVPAEDALPVDPSSDTAPGYDESQRGVAGGFQGEVDVMDTWATSSLTPQLAGKWEQDPALFDLVYPYSLRPQGQDIIRTWLFSTVLRAQLEGDSVPWKNASISGFIVDPDRKKMSKSKGNVVTPAAMLDDHGSDAVRYWAASSRLGTDAAFDPQNPKQIKVGRRLAIKVLNAAKFVYSFELPSGSFGVTNPLDRDLLANFAVVIDSATRSLDEYDHAKALETIEKFFWTFCDDYLELVKERAYGAAPSSGTDGAAGQASAVLTLQSTVDGLLRLLAPYLPFATEEVWSWTHDTSVHRAAWPTVEELGSHDEPTGLVDLVGQALIGVRRAKTDAKASQKTPVTSAVVTAPAASLELLRKAADDLAAVGRIESLTLAEGDELAVTEIVLAEQPAS; from the coding sequence ATGCCACGTCCCATGCCCGAGAAACCGGCCCTCGAAGGGCTCGAAGCACACTGGGGCCCGCAGTGGGAGGCCGACGGCACCCACCTGTTCGACCGCGACTCCGCCATACGCGACAACGTCTTCTCGATCGACACTCCCCCGCCGACGGCGTCGGGCAGCCTCCACATCGGGCACGTGTTCAGCTACACGCACACCGACGTCAAGGCGCGCTTCGAGCGCATGCGCGGCAAGAGCGTCTTCTACCCGATGGGCTGGGACGACAACGGCCTCCCGACCGAGCGCCGCGTGCAGAACTTCTACGGAGTCCGCTGCGACCCGACCCTCCCCTACGACCCCGACTTCACCCCGCCGTTCGAGGGCGGCGACAACAAGTCGTCGAAGGCCGCCGACCAGCTGCCGGTGTCGCGCCGCAACTTCGTCGAGCTCTGCGAGCGCCTCACGCTCGAAGACGAGAAGCAGTTCGAGGACGTCTGGCGGAAGCTCGGCCTGAGCGTCGACTGGACCCAGACCTACCGCACGATCGGCGACGACAGCCAGGTCGTGGCGCAGAAGGCGTTCCTTCGCAACCTCGCCCGCGGCGAGGCCTACCAGGCCGACGCCCCGACGCTGTGGGACGTCACGTTCCGCACCGCCGTCGCCCAGGCCGAGCTCGAAGACAAAGACGTGCCGGGCGCGTACCACACGCTCGCCTTCCACTCCTCGACCGGTGGCGACGACATCCTGATCAAGACGACGCGCCCGGAGCTCCTGCCCGCCTGCGTCGCCCTCGTCGCGCACCCCGACGACGAGCGCTACCAGGGCCTGTTCGGCACGACCGTCCGCACGCCGCTCTTCGACGTCGAGGTGCCGGTGCTCGCGCACCACCTCGCGCAGAAAGACAAGGGCTCCGGCATCGCGATGGTCTGCACCTTCGGCGACACCACCGACGTCGTCTGGTGGCGCGAGCTCGACCTGCCGAACCGCGCCGTCATGGGCTTCGACGGCCGCTTCATCAGCGAGGCCCCCGCCGCCATCGAGTCGGAGGCGGGCCGCGCGGCCTACGCCGAGCTCGCGGGCAAGACCGTCTTCAGCGCCAAGGCCGCGATCGTGTCGCTCCTCGAGGCCTCGGGCGAGCTCGTCGGTGAGATCGAGAAGATCACGCACCCGGTGAAGTTCTTCGAGAAGGGCGACAAGCCGCTCGAGATCGTGTCGACCCGCCAGTGGTACATCACCAACGGCGCCCGCGACGAGGAGCTCCGCGCGACTCTGCTGAAGCGCGGCGAGGAGGTCGCCTTCCACCCCGACTTCATGCGCGTCCGGTATGAGAACTGGGTGAAGGGTCTCTCCGGCGACTGGCTCATCTCGCGCCAGCGGTTCTTCGGCGTGCCGATCCCGGTCTGGTACCCCCTCGACGCCGACGGCAACCCGGTCTTCGACCAGCCGATCGTCCCAGCCGAAGACGCCCTGCCGGTCGACCCGTCGAGCGACACCGCTCCCGGCTACGACGAGTCGCAGCGCGGCGTCGCGGGCGGCTTCCAGGGCGAGGTCGACGTGATGGACACCTGGGCCACCTCGTCGCTCACGCCGCAGCTGGCCGGCAAGTGGGAGCAGGATCCTGCGCTCTTCGACCTGGTCTACCCGTACTCCCTGCGGCCCCAGGGTCAGGACATCATCCGCACCTGGCTCTTCTCGACGGTGCTCCGCGCCCAGCTCGAGGGCGACAGCGTGCCGTGGAAGAACGCCTCCATCTCGGGCTTCATCGTCGACCCCGACCGCAAGAAGATGTCGAAGTCGAAGGGCAACGTCGTCACCCCGGCCGCCATGCTCGACGACCACGGCTCCGACGCGGTCCGCTACTGGGCGGCCTCCTCGAGGCTCGGCACCGACGCGGCCTTCGACCCGCAGAACCCGAAGCAGATCAAGGTCGGACGCCGACTGGCGATCAAGGTGCTGAACGCGGCCAAGTTCGTCTACTCGTTCGAGCTGCCGTCGGGCTCGTTCGGCGTCACGAACCCCCTCGACCGCGACCTCCTCGCGAACTTCGCCGTGGTCATCGACTCCGCGACGCGCTCGCTCGACGAGTACGACCACGCCAAGGCGCTCGAGACCATCGAGAAGTTCTTCTGGACCTTCTGCGACGACTACCTCGAGCTCGTGAAGGAGCGGGCCTACGGCGCAGCCCCCTCGTCGGGGACGGACGGGGCGGCCGGCCAGGCGAGCGCGGTGCTCACGCTGCAGTCGACGGTCGACGGCCTGCTGCGCCTGCTGGCCCCCTACCTCCCCTTCGCCACCGAGGAGGTCTGGTCGTGGACCCACGACACCTCCGTGCACCGCGCGGCCTGGCCGACGGTCGAGGAGCTCGGCTCCCACGATGAGCCGACCGGCCTGGTCGACCTCGTCGGTCAGGCGCTGATCGGTGTCCGCCGCGCCAAGACCGACGCCAAGGCCTCGCAGAAGACTCCGGTGACCTCGGCCGTCGTCACGGCGCCGGCAGCCTCGCTGGAGCTCCTGCGGAAGGCCGCGGACGACCTCGCCGCCGTCGGCCGCATCGAGTCGCTCACGCTCGCAGAGGGCGACGAGCTCGCCGTCACCGAGATCGTCCTCGCCGAGCAGCCGGCCTCCTGA
- a CDS encoding cation transporter: MTTDSPQPTTQSESTLTVLIAFGANFLVAVAKTVAAFLTGSASMVAESAHSWADTGNEIFLYVAERRGGRRRDVDHPLGYGKETYVWSMFAAFGLFTVGAVVSIYHGIQELTSTAEETDYLVNYIVLAVSFVLEGISFTQAFRQARGTAKKRRIPLLRSVLGSSDSTLRAVFAEDSAALIGLLIAFLGILLHQLTGVAAFDAIGSILVGVLLALVALVLIDRNRRFLVGESPSDQLESTLLRRLLARDDIARVTYLHTEFVGPARIYLVAAVDMVGNDDEEHVAVALRRVEREIEDHDLVEEAVLTLSTPDETSLVPTHADVSGPLV, from the coding sequence ATGACCACTGACTCCCCGCAGCCGACCACCCAGTCGGAGAGCACGCTCACCGTCCTCATCGCCTTCGGAGCCAACTTCCTCGTCGCGGTCGCAAAGACGGTCGCGGCGTTCCTGACCGGCTCCGCGTCGATGGTGGCCGAGTCGGCGCACTCCTGGGCCGACACCGGCAACGAGATCTTCCTCTACGTCGCCGAGCGCCGGGGCGGGCGGAGGCGCGACGTCGACCACCCGCTCGGCTACGGCAAAGAGACGTACGTCTGGTCGATGTTCGCCGCGTTCGGCCTCTTCACCGTCGGCGCCGTCGTGTCGATCTACCACGGCATCCAGGAGCTCACCTCGACCGCGGAGGAGACCGACTACCTGGTCAACTACATCGTCCTCGCGGTCTCGTTCGTCCTCGAGGGCATCTCGTTCACGCAGGCGTTCCGGCAGGCCAGGGGAACCGCGAAGAAGCGCAGGATCCCGCTGCTGCGCTCCGTCCTCGGCTCCTCCGACTCCACCCTCCGCGCCGTGTTCGCCGAGGACAGCGCGGCCCTGATCGGCCTGCTGATCGCGTTCCTCGGGATCCTGCTGCACCAGCTGACCGGCGTGGCGGCGTTCGACGCGATCGGGTCGATCCTGGTCGGCGTCCTGCTGGCCCTCGTCGCGCTGGTCCTGATCGACCGCAACCGCCGGTTCCTCGTCGGGGAGAGCCCGTCCGACCAGCTGGAGTCGACGCTGCTCCGCCGCCTGCTCGCGCGCGACGACATCGCCCGGGTCACCTACCTGCACACGGAGTTCGTCGGGCCGGCCCGCATCTACCTCGTCGCGGCCGTCGACATGGTCGGCAACGACGACGAGGAGCACGTCGCGGTGGCGCTCCGGCGCGTCGAGCGGGAGATCGAGGACCACGACCTCGTCGAGGAGGCCGTGCTGACCCTGTCGACGCCCGACGAGACGAGCCTGGTGCCGACCCACGCCGACGTGTCGGGGCCGCTCGTCTGA
- a CDS encoding ABC transporter substrate-binding protein: MRTPLLAAAGLAAAAALVLSGCTSGSSSAGGDSKPVRGGTLTYATGDAEPTCLDPHVGGNYPQALVASQYLEELVSKNRAGEIIPWLATSWKQSADGLTWTFSLKKNVSFTDGTAFDADAVVANIEHVKDPATLSSTGYLALGKVEKAEALDAHTVKIDLSSADSSLLDSLSMPWLAIESPTALKRSQAVNCESPVGTGPFEVTKWVKQQSVTMVRNAKYSSPPADAAHTSDAYLSKIVWRFIPDSASRYAALQSGQVDVIDNAQPDTLVAAAKSSQIKAIDAPRPGASDRLELNSSQAPFDDERVRQAFIIGIDVNAGIRSLFFGTAKRSYSLLSSVEKDGYSDKALFGVDTKKATALLDEAGWTKRDSSGYRTKDGKRLTVRFPVSTNQSIPAERSLFEQIQAEGKTLGFDVEISELDLSSWYGALAKHDYEIVSAPYTKVGPGVLDILYNSSSITPAPSGYFANNAQVNDPKLDALLKQAGEESDQAKRKALYVEAQKTVLSGYYVLPLYDQQNHYLYRTSVHGLRALPTVSTPTLYDTWLTK, encoded by the coding sequence ATGCGCACCCCGCTCCTCGCCGCCGCCGGTCTCGCCGCTGCAGCAGCTCTCGTCCTGTCCGGCTGCACCTCCGGGTCGTCCTCGGCCGGCGGCGACTCGAAGCCCGTCCGCGGCGGCACCCTCACCTACGCGACCGGCGACGCCGAGCCCACGTGCCTCGACCCGCACGTCGGCGGCAACTACCCGCAGGCCCTCGTCGCGTCGCAGTACCTCGAGGAGCTGGTCTCGAAGAACAGAGCTGGTGAGATCATTCCCTGGCTCGCGACCTCCTGGAAGCAGTCCGCCGACGGACTCACCTGGACCTTCTCACTGAAAAAGAACGTGTCGTTCACCGACGGGACCGCCTTCGACGCCGACGCGGTCGTCGCGAACATCGAGCACGTCAAAGATCCTGCGACCCTGTCGAGCACCGGCTACCTCGCCCTCGGCAAGGTCGAGAAGGCCGAGGCCCTCGACGCCCACACGGTGAAGATCGACCTCTCGAGCGCCGACTCGTCGCTGCTCGACTCCCTGTCGATGCCGTGGCTCGCGATCGAGTCGCCCACGGCGCTCAAGCGGAGCCAGGCCGTGAACTGCGAGTCGCCGGTCGGCACCGGCCCCTTCGAGGTCACCAAGTGGGTGAAGCAGCAGTCCGTGACGATGGTGCGGAACGCGAAGTACTCCTCCCCGCCCGCCGACGCCGCACACACGAGCGACGCCTACCTCTCGAAGATCGTCTGGCGCTTCATCCCCGATTCGGCCTCCCGCTACGCCGCCCTCCAGTCCGGCCAGGTCGACGTGATCGACAACGCCCAGCCCGACACCCTCGTGGCCGCGGCGAAGAGCAGCCAGATCAAGGCCATCGACGCTCCCCGCCCGGGAGCCTCCGACCGGCTCGAGCTGAACTCGTCGCAGGCCCCGTTCGACGACGAGAGGGTCCGCCAGGCTTTCATCATCGGCATCGACGTGAACGCCGGCATCAGGAGCCTCTTCTTCGGCACCGCGAAGCGGTCCTACTCGCTGCTGTCGAGCGTCGAGAAGGACGGCTACAGCGACAAGGCGCTCTTCGGCGTCGACACGAAGAAGGCGACCGCGCTCCTCGACGAGGCCGGTTGGACGAAGCGCGACTCGAGCGGCTACCGCACGAAGGACGGCAAGCGCCTCACCGTGCGGTTCCCGGTGAGCACCAACCAGTCGATCCCGGCCGAGCGCTCGCTCTTCGAGCAGATTCAGGCAGAGGGCAAGACGCTCGGCTTCGACGTCGAGATCTCGGAGCTCGACCTGTCGAGCTGGTACGGCGCTCTCGCGAAGCACGACTACGAGATCGTCTCGGCGCCCTACACGAAGGTCGGCCCCGGCGTCCTCGACATCCTCTACAACTCGTCGAGCATCACGCCGGCCCCGTCGGGCTACTTCGCCAACAACGCCCAGGTGAACGACCCGAAGCTCGACGCCCTGCTGAAGCAGGCCGGCGAGGAGTCCGACCAGGCCAAGCGGAAAGCCCTGTACGTCGAGGCCCAGAAGACCGTCCTCTCGGGCTACTACGTGCTGCCGCTCTACGACCAGCAGAACCACTACCTCTACCGCACCTCGGTGCACGGCCTCCGGGCGCTGCCGACGGTGTCGACTCCGACGCTCTACGACACCTGGCTGACGAAGTGA
- a CDS encoding ABC transporter permease, which translates to MTALPELPTTAAARPAGRRTRDRRWPLTVAETVSAAILLVIVVAAVAPGLLAPRDPLAIAPADAFSAPSLAHPFGTDDSGRDLWSRVVHGASASLLIGLAATAIGTALGVVLGVAAGVGRRATDAAVSRLLEVLFALPGLLLALVIIAFTGPGPVPATLAVGLATAPGYARIVRTQVRRVRSSEMVEAARVLGRSPWSVLTRHVLPNALAPVLVLATLGVGQAVVWASSLSYLGLGSPPPAPEWGAMLEAGRTYLAVAWWMTVFPGLAIVLTAAATTVLGRRLSRRGRA; encoded by the coding sequence GTGACCGCCCTGCCCGAGCTGCCGACCACCGCGGCTGCTCGCCCCGCCGGTCGCCGGACCCGCGACCGCCGCTGGCCGCTGACGGTGGCCGAGACGGTCTCGGCCGCGATCCTGCTGGTCATCGTGGTCGCCGCCGTCGCGCCCGGCCTCCTCGCGCCGCGCGACCCGCTCGCCATCGCGCCCGCCGACGCCTTCTCGGCCCCCTCGCTCGCCCACCCGTTCGGCACCGACGACTCCGGGCGCGACCTCTGGTCGCGCGTGGTGCACGGCGCCTCGGCCTCGCTCCTCATCGGACTCGCGGCGACCGCCATCGGCACGGCGCTCGGTGTCGTCCTGGGTGTCGCGGCGGGAGTCGGGCGGCGGGCGACCGACGCGGCCGTCTCGCGCCTCCTCGAGGTGCTGTTCGCGCTGCCCGGGCTGCTGCTCGCGCTCGTCATCATCGCGTTCACCGGCCCGGGGCCGGTGCCGGCGACCCTGGCCGTCGGGCTCGCGACCGCTCCGGGCTACGCCAGGATCGTGCGGACCCAGGTGCGACGTGTCCGCTCCTCGGAGATGGTGGAGGCGGCCCGTGTTCTCGGCCGCTCGCCGTGGTCCGTGCTGACCCGGCATGTCCTGCCGAACGCGCTGGCGCCCGTCCTGGTGCTCGCTACCCTCGGGGTCGGCCAGGCCGTCGTGTGGGCCTCCTCGCTGAGCTACCTCGGGCTCGGGTCGCCGCCGCCCGCGCCGGAGTGGGGCGCGATGCTGGAGGCCGGCCGGACCTACCTCGCGGTGGCGTGGTGGATGACGGTGTTCCCGGGACTCGCGATCGTGCTGACGGCGGCAGCGACGACGGTGCTCGGGCGGCGGCTGTCACGGCGGGGGCGGGCGTGA
- a CDS encoding helix-turn-helix domain-containing protein encodes MTSTSRAGRPRRSSAEILADAASELFLENGYAGTTVDQIAQRAGVSRATFFNYFGGKADLLWLDLDQSLERLPGALREAADSASGRDPAHLVADALVAVAASHDDQSVPWALSQGEAMRIGDDLTASAASRFVAQQKRVAGFLAERAGERQDATGPQVAAATLLAAAGAATVAWARAGIGRGRLVDLVEPAVRAVARGLTRTGPDRG; translated from the coding sequence GTGACATCCACCAGCAGAGCGGGGCGGCCCCGGCGCTCCTCCGCCGAGATTCTCGCCGACGCCGCCAGCGAGCTGTTCCTCGAGAACGGCTACGCCGGCACGACCGTCGACCAGATCGCCCAGCGCGCCGGCGTCAGCCGTGCCACCTTCTTCAACTACTTTGGCGGCAAGGCCGATCTGCTGTGGCTCGACCTCGACCAGAGCCTCGAACGGCTGCCGGGAGCCCTGCGCGAGGCGGCCGACTCCGCGAGCGGACGCGATCCTGCGCACCTCGTCGCCGACGCCCTGGTCGCCGTCGCGGCGTCTCACGACGATCAGAGCGTGCCCTGGGCCCTGTCGCAGGGGGAGGCCATGCGGATCGGAGACGACCTGACCGCATCGGCGGCTTCGCGCTTCGTCGCCCAGCAGAAGCGGGTCGCCGGCTTCCTCGCCGAGCGCGCGGGGGAGCGGCAGGATGCCACGGGTCCGCAGGTCGCCGCAGCGACGCTCCTCGCCGCCGCGGGTGCTGCGACTGTGGCCTGGGCGCGCGCCGGCATCGGTCGCGGCCGGCTGGTCGACCTCGTCGAGCCAGCCGTCCGAGCGGTCGCCCGAGGACTGACCCGCACCGGCCCCGATCGGGGGTGA